In a genomic window of Callospermophilus lateralis isolate mCalLat2 chromosome 12, mCalLat2.hap1, whole genome shotgun sequence:
- the LOC143411430 gene encoding putative sperm motility kinase W: protein MHSKSSEFSVVTQEPDSFQEKAFTDHYQVVKDIDQGAFGQVILARHLRTGAKVAVKVLPRCRESLVQSEILAMKTLNHPNVIQLFQVIETTTQIYMVMEYGVGGSLFDLIPPKGMQEKEARRLFRQIACAVCYCHKMHILHGDLKPQNVVLDARGNIRIIDFGFSVMFQPGQKLAQFWGTLDYLAPECILKEVHEGPPVDCWSLGVLLYFMLTGHRPFKVASMKGLMRKILHPKLKFPWHISAKAKRLIKKILTVDPRARLSAEEILADPWLNQGEENLSYHDVPLPNLSDPTVLTMLFDMGYDPYSTWVSLSQRKFDEVMASYLIIQQQISQGAGCMKPVRRDPSISPALPQRRASEPALHTFPLPCEHHQPQEAKESGQKGFRRASWPAISLRCLHEKPPTPRLASQHHSVSDSAQPCPSTAASHVSQDATTVHPRGHRKGWKRVRRRMAACFRRLCCCTPSCDGENEAPTPGEQKPARFTNRVVPT, encoded by the coding sequence ATGCATAGTAAGAGTAGTGAGTTTAGTGTAGTGACGCAGGAGCCTGACTCCTTCCAGGAGAAGGCCTTCACAGACCATTACCAGGTTGTGAAGGACATTGATCAGGGGGCATTTGGTCAGGTGATCCTAGCCCGCCATCTGCGCACTGGGGCCAAGGTGGCGGTGAAAGTCCTGCCAAGGTGCAGGGAGAGTTTGGTCCAATCTGAAATACTGGCAATGAAGACCCTGAACCACCCGAACGTGATCCAGCTCTTTCAGGTGATTGAAACCACCACACAGATCTACATGGTGATGGAGTATGGGGTTGGGGGATCTTTATTTGACCTCATCCCGCCTAAGGGCATGCAGGAGAAGGAGGCCAGGAGACTCTTCAGGCAGATTGCGTGTGCGGTGTGCTACTGCCACAAGATGCACATCTTGCACGGAGACCTGAAGCCCCAGAACGTTGTGCTGGATGCCAGAGGCAACATCCGAATCATCGACTTTGGCTTCAGTGTCATGTTCCAGCCTGGGCAGAAGCTGGCCCAGTTTTGGGGCACTCTGGACTACCTGGCCCCGGAATGTATCCTCAAGGAAGTACACGAGGGTCCCCCAGTGGACTGCTGGAGCCTGGGTgtccttttgtattttatgttgACTGGACACCGCCCATTTAAGGTGGCCAGcatgaaggggctgatgaggaaGATCTTACACCCCAAGTTGAAATTTCCCTGGCATATCTCAGCCAAAGCCAAAAGACTCATCAAGAAAATCTTGACAGTGGACCCCAGAGCAAGGCTCTCGGCAGAGGAGATCTTGGCGGACCCGTGGCTGAATCAGGGTGAGGAGAATTTATCTTACCATGATGTGCCCCTCCCCAACCTCTCAGACCCCACAGTACTGACAATGCTGTTCGACATGGGGTACGACCCTTACAGTACCTGGGTGTCACTGTCCCAGAGAAAGTTTGATGAGGTGATGGCTTCCTATCTCATAATCCAGCAGCAGATAAGCCAGGGGGCAGGCTGCatgaagcctgtgagaagggatcCTTCCATTTCCCCTGCCCTCCCGCAGAGGAGGGCGAGTGAGCCTGCCCTTCACACCTTCCCCTTGCCCTGTGAGCATCATCAGCCTCAGGAGGCCAAGGAGTCAGGGCAGAAGGGCTTCAGAAGGGCCAGCTGGCCTGCCATTAGTCTCCGCTGCCTGCATGAGAAGCCCCCCACTCCCAGGCTAGCCTCCCAGCATCACTCTGTGTCCGACTCAGCCCAACCCTGCCCATCAACAGCAGCCAGCCATGTCTCCCAAGATGCCACCACAGTGCATCCCCGGGGCCACAGGAAGGGCTGGAAGCGGGTGAGGCGGAGGATGGCTGCGTGCTTTCGCAGACTGTGCTGTTGCACACCCTCATGTGATGGCGAAAACGAGGCTCCTACACCAGGAGAGCAGAAACCTGCTAGGTTCACAAATCGGGTGGTTCCTACATAA